The genomic interval CCTCGTACTCGTCGACGCCGACCCGTTCGGCGATGGCTCCGGCGGTCCGCTCGTTGTCGCCGGTGAGCATCACGGTCCGCTCGACGCCCAGTGACTTCAGCCGCTGGATAGTCGCGCGGGCCTCCGGCCGGACCTCGTCGGCCACCGCGATGACGCCCTCCAGTTCGTCTTCGGTGCCGACCAGCACGACCGTCTTCCCCTCCGCCTGAAGCTGTGGCACCGTCCCGTCGAGCAGGTCCAGACAGTTGTTGCGCTCACACAGCTGCTGGGCGGTCTTCGTGACCAGCCCGCCGTCGGTCGTCGCGTGGACGTGCGTGAGGTCGAAATCGAGCTCCTCGAACAGCCCCGGTTTGCCGGCGTAATGCGGAATCCCACCGAGTTCGGCCCGGACGCCCTTGCCGGTGATGCTCTCGAACCCGTCGATGTCCCGGTCGGTCCCCTCGCCCGCTTCGGCGACGATAGCCTCGCCGATCGGGTGTTCGCTGCGGGCCTCCAGCCCGCGGGCACAGCGGAGCACGTCCGCCTCGCTGTTGCCGTTCAACGGGATGACATCGGTCACGGTGAGTTCGCCCTTGGTGAGTGTCCCGGTCTTGTCGAAGGCGACCACGTCGACCTGTCCCATCGCTTCGAGGTGGTTGCCGCCTTTGATGAGCACGCCGTTGTTCGCGGCGCTCGTGATGCCCGAGACGACGGAGACGGGCGTCGAGATGACGAAGGCGCAGGGACAGGCGAGCACCAGAAGCGTCAGTCCGTAGACGATGGCCGTCGAGACGCTGACCCCCAGCACGAACGGGGTCGCGACCGTGACCAGCACGGCGAAGGCGACGACGACGGGCGTGTAGTACGCCGAGAACCGCTCGACGAACTGCTCGCGCTCGGTCTTGTTCGACTGGGCGTCCTCCACCATCTCGACGATGCGCGAGAGCGTGTTGTCGTCCGCCAGGGAGGTGACCTGCAGTTCGAGGTAGCCCTCCTCGTTGATAGTCCCGGCGTACAGCTCGTCGCCGACGGTCTTGTCGACCGGGACGCTCTCGCCGGTGATAGGTGCCTGATTGACCGCGCTCTCCCCGTCGAGGACGTCGCCGTCGAGCGGAATCTTCTCGCCGGGCCGGACGACCACGACCTCCCCGACGTCGACGTCCTCGACGGGGACGACCAGCTCTTCGCCGTCCCGTCGGACCGTCGCCTCCGCCGGCGAGAGGTCCATCAGTTCCTCCAGCGAGTTCCGCGCGCGGTCCATCGAGTACCGCTCCAGGAGTTCGGCGATGCTGAACAGCACGGCGAGCGTCGCGGCCTCGAAGTACAGCGCCTCACCGAAGGCCAGACTCGCCGTCAGCGCTCCGAGGATGGCGATGGACATCAGCAGGTCGATGTCCAGACTCAGGTTGCGCGCCGAGTAGTAGCCGTTCCGCAGAATCGCCTGTCCGCCGACGCCGACCGCCACGAGAAAGAGCAGGTCCGCGACGTAGAGCTCGCTTCCCAAGAGGACACCGACCTGTACGTTCCCGCCGGTGAGGAGGAATTCGAGCACCAGACCGACCGCCAGCACGACCCCGCTGGCCCACGTTTTCAGGGCCCGTGGGCTCGTCCAGAGGTCGTCGTCGGTGCCGGCATCGGCCGCACCGTCCCTCGCGTCCGCGACCGGGTAGCCGGCGCGCTCTATCGCGTCGACGACCGCCTCGTCGGTGGGACCGGTCGCGCCCTTCGTGACGACGACCGTCCCCGTCGTCGGCCGGGTCTCGTACCCGTCCAGCCCGTCGAGCGTCGAGAGCGCGGACTCGACCTTGCCGGCACAGGACGCACAGTCCATCTCCGGGACCGAGAGCCGCAGCGTCTCGGCGGTCTCCTCGACGGCGTAGCCCGCGCTCCGTATCCGGTCGGCGATGGCCGCCTCCGTGGTCGCGTCGCTGTCGTAGGTAACCGTCAGCGTCCCGGTGGTCACCTGCGGGTCGACGCCCTCGATACCGTCGAGCGTGCGGACACTGGACTCGACCTTGCCGGCACACGACGGACAGTCCATCTCCGGGACGGTGAACTGACTGACGGCCCGCTCGCCCGCTGTGGGCGTCGCCGAACCGTCGTCGGGCGGGCTCGGGTTCTCGGAACTCATTATCGGCCCTAGCCGGCGACGAGTTATTAATTCATCTGTTATAAATACGGGTTCTGATGCCGCATGTTAATAAATAACGGCGCCTTATTTATTAACTAGCGGATGGGTCACCGTCGCTCTCTCGGTTACTGCGACGCCGGCCCGCGCGTGCCGATATCAAAGCGGCGAAGTAGTGTCACCCCTGAGAGCGCGTATGCGACGCCGTCAGCTGCTGGGAACGCTGGGAACGGCCGTGGCCGGCGGGGTGGCCGGCTGTGGCGAGTCGGCACAGAGCACGCCCGGGGCGTTCAGGGTGTCGAGCCCGGCGCTCGAATCCGGTGGGAAACTACCTGCTCGGTTCACCTGTGACGGTGCCGGCCGGTCGCCGCCGTTCGTGCTCGACCGGGTCCCCGAGCCGACGGCGGGACTCGCCGTCATCGCCGAGTACGACCGCGGAATCATCAACGAACCGGTGTTCTGGACGCTGTGGAACGTCCCCCCGGAGACCGAGCGGATTCCGGCGGGACTCCCCCGAACGGGGACAGTAGAATCGCTCGGCGGCGCCCGACAGGGCCGCCCCGAGGGCGGCGAAGTCGGGTACGAACCGCCGTGTCCGCCGACCGGCCAGCCGTACGAACACCGATTCCAGGTGTACGCGCTCGGCGAGACGGTA from Halomicroarcula saliterrae carries:
- a CDS encoding heavy metal translocating P-type ATPase; its protein translation is MSSENPSPPDDGSATPTAGERAVSQFTVPEMDCPSCAGKVESSVRTLDGIEGVDPQVTTGTLTVTYDSDATTEAAIADRIRSAGYAVEETAETLRLSVPEMDCASCAGKVESALSTLDGLDGYETRPTTGTVVVTKGATGPTDEAVVDAIERAGYPVADARDGAADAGTDDDLWTSPRALKTWASGVVLAVGLVLEFLLTGGNVQVGVLLGSELYVADLLFLVAVGVGGQAILRNGYYSARNLSLDIDLLMSIAILGALTASLAFGEALYFEAATLAVLFSIAELLERYSMDRARNSLEELMDLSPAEATVRRDGEELVVPVEDVDVGEVVVVRPGEKIPLDGDVLDGESAVNQAPITGESVPVDKTVGDELYAGTINEEGYLELQVTSLADDNTLSRIVEMVEDAQSNKTEREQFVERFSAYYTPVVVAFAVLVTVATPFVLGVSVSTAIVYGLTLLVLACPCAFVISTPVSVVSGITSAANNGVLIKGGNHLEAMGQVDVVAFDKTGTLTKGELTVTDVIPLNGNSEADVLRCARGLEARSEHPIGEAIVAEAGEGTDRDIDGFESITGKGVRAELGGIPHYAGKPGLFEELDFDLTHVHATTDGGLVTKTAQQLCERNNCLDLLDGTVPQLQAEGKTVVLVGTEDELEGVIAVADEVRPEARATIQRLKSLGVERTVMLTGDNERTAGAIAERVGVDEYEAELLPDEKVAHIESLVAGTDGVRESHSRARRTKSGGVAMVGDGINDAPALATATVGVAMGAAGTDTALETADIALMSDDLSKLPYLYDLADRANGVIRQNVWASLGVKAGLAVAVPFGYVPIWLAVLAGDAGMTTAVTGNAMRLSKVSPVAVSTEEPE
- a CDS encoding YbhB/YbcL family Raf kinase inhibitor-like protein, which gives rise to MRRRQLLGTLGTAVAGGVAGCGESAQSTPGAFRVSSPALESGGKLPARFTCDGAGRSPPFVLDRVPEPTAGLAVIAEYDRGIINEPVFWTLWNVPPETERIPAGLPRTGTVESLGGARQGRPEGGEVGYEPPCPPTGQPYEHRFQVYALGETVDVAGGTDHDTAGEAIGDAVLASARFTVDYERTPAPA